DNA sequence from the Dehalococcoidia bacterium genome:
CAGGCTCGGTACAGGGAAATGCGACACGGGTATCCTAGCGGTATCCACGTCCTGCAACTGGAGGAGGATCTTGCCGCGCCGCGCCACATTCCGGAAATGCACTTCTCACCTTGGCTTTAGTTAAGGTTCCCGTGGCTCTAGTAGCGCATCGTCTGGACATTCATGATTCCTCGGCTCCGAAGCTAGATTCGCCTGCTGTCAACGATGCGAACGGCCTTGCCCTCGCTGCGTGGCATTTGTTTGGGCGCCACTACCTCGACGCGACAACCGACCCCCAGCCTACTCTGCAACATCACAGCCAACTTCCTCCCTACGGCGCCCGCGCCCTCGCTGTCCCGGTACAACTTCTCCGACGCCTCTACCCGTACCGTCAGGTTATCCATGTGCGACTC
Encoded proteins:
- a CDS encoding phenylacetate--CoA ligase; the encoded protein is ESHMDNLTVRVEASEKLYRDSEGAGAVGRKLAVMLQSRLGVGCRVEVVAPKQMPRSEGKAVRIVDSRRI